A genome region from Maridesulfovibrio salexigens DSM 2638 includes the following:
- a CDS encoding 4Fe-4S binding protein, with protein sequence MSVIKKIWDDVTSLWSLIVGLKVTGKNFVDKNVTLHYPRETVTSGELEGFRGPLELIGKPKDPAKPKCIACMMCVTACPSKCITVVKAKAPKPTEAELQAMKEAEERGEKVNKPKAPKEPAKFLYDFSLCSLCGSCVENCPAKALRYSSNVYLTVTDRKELKMDLLARLGAQAEAAVVAKAAESPKKVEAVTTEKEAGTES encoded by the coding sequence ATGAGTGTGATTAAAAAAATATGGGATGACGTGACTTCGCTCTGGTCCTTGATCGTAGGACTGAAAGTCACGGGTAAAAACTTTGTCGATAAAAACGTGACCCTCCATTATCCGCGTGAAACGGTTACTTCCGGGGAGTTGGAGGGATTTCGTGGTCCGCTGGAACTCATAGGTAAACCCAAGGATCCGGCCAAACCAAAATGCATTGCCTGCATGATGTGTGTCACCGCCTGTCCCAGTAAGTGCATTACCGTGGTTAAGGCCAAGGCTCCCAAGCCTACCGAGGCTGAACTTCAGGCTATGAAAGAAGCGGAAGAGCGGGGCGAAAAGGTCAATAAGCCTAAAGCTCCTAAAGAGCCTGCAAAATTTTTGTATGACTTTTCGCTCTGTTCACTTTGTGGATCATGCGTTGAAAACTGCCCTGCAAAGGCACTGCGTTACTCATCAAATGTGTACTTGACTGTGACTGATCGCAAGGAGCTTAAAATGGACCTGCTTGCCAGACTCGGTGCACAGGCTGAGGCTGCTGTAGTTGCAAAGGCGGCAGAGTCTCCCAAGAAAGTTGAAGCTGTAACTACTGAAAAAGAGGCAGGGACAGAATCATGA
- a CDS encoding NADH-quinone oxidoreductase subunit J family protein, with product MMETLAKIAFVVYTLLILGGGCIAVGAHSLVRAMVGLISSLLGVAGMYMLMAAPFMAFMQILIYVGAVCVLIFFAIMLTQADDHGVEAGSRRPGKSALAALTFIAPVFVIGFILIKFQPVSIHIPVEVPLIEIGKGLLEDYPVAFELISVVLLAAMAGAVLLAFEQKGKKGRKV from the coding sequence ATGATGGAAACGCTCGCAAAAATAGCTTTTGTTGTTTACACGCTGCTGATTCTCGGCGGCGGGTGCATAGCCGTGGGCGCACACAGCCTGGTGCGGGCTATGGTGGGGCTGATATCGTCCCTGCTGGGCGTGGCTGGAATGTACATGCTCATGGCTGCGCCGTTCATGGCTTTCATGCAGATTCTCATCTACGTGGGGGCAGTCTGTGTGCTCATCTTCTTTGCCATCATGCTTACTCAGGCTGATGATCACGGGGTTGAAGCAGGAAGTCGCAGGCCGGGAAAATCAGCACTCGCAGCCCTGACGTTTATCGCTCCGGTATTTGTAATCGGGTTTATCCTGATCAAATTTCAGCCCGTTTCAATTCACATCCCGGTTGAGGTACCCCTGATCGAAATAGGTAAAGGACTGCTGGAAGATTATCCGGTTGCATTTGAGCTTATCTCGGTTGTCCTGCTGGCTGCCATGGCAGGAGCTGTGCTGCTGGCCTTTGAACAGAAAGGCAAGAAAGGGAGGAAAGTATAA
- the nuoK gene encoding NADH-quinone oxidoreductase subunit NuoK, with protein MSPLLMYQLVALLLLAIGLYGIVWRKSLVGMLISVELMLNGAGLSIVSASQLTEAGSAVGQIAALFVMGLAAAEATLVLAIIIVVAKRFKSVETDAITRLKG; from the coding sequence ATGAGTCCTCTTTTAATGTATCAACTGGTGGCGCTCCTGCTGCTGGCTATCGGGCTGTACGGCATTGTCTGGCGTAAATCGCTTGTGGGCATGCTCATTTCCGTGGAGCTGATGCTCAACGGCGCGGGGCTGTCCATTGTTTCCGCCTCCCAGCTTACCGAGGCCGGAAGCGCAGTGGGGCAGATCGCCGCACTTTTTGTTATGGGACTGGCCGCTGCTGAAGCGACCCTTGTGCTGGCAATAATCATTGTGGTGGCAAAACGGTTTAAGTCCGTTGAGACCGACGCAATAACAAGGCTGAAAGGGTAA